One genomic segment of Hordeum vulgare subsp. vulgare chromosome 2H, MorexV3_pseudomolecules_assembly, whole genome shotgun sequence includes these proteins:
- the LOC123425463 gene encoding neurofilament heavy polypeptide-like, translating to MTVIIPVPEFPVPGCLCNAAGAADRRGKAKLRAEVGKHDYDWLLTPPVTPLSCSPALSRLTRATSASHAKSNSPLSRARREKGSSSSLNTTELASSGRPPHVRRTLSSASSSSVKAASSASGRSTPATSPRTPAAATARPEDKTYGRPQVSSGSGASNQPKGPSSSRPRAPTTGASGPKSTRVRSEQPALTRRGANAVARSRFAGQPSHDAMSTAQAAENAVPPSMMVKTRPVPAAGKQRSQGNGMSVSPATAASRSAARGDLLAASKRLSSSGADGRKTHGDEKATAPRRAVGFGSSVASTRRCLTKADSRKLTANEGAQQRSLRSAAPGGRLGPAAAVSDARGRRRSSAAGEDKVAVKAPDAFPSTRYDAMLLREDPKNLTWLNGCGEEEDDDDGEDGCCGGAGLVDGSLEPFHV from the exons ATGACAGTAATTATACCTGTTCCTGAATTCCCCGTgcct GGGTGCTTGTGCAATGCAGCAGGGGCCGCCGATCGGAGGGGAAAGGCGAAGCTCAGGGCGGAGGTCGGGAAGCATGACTACGACTG GCTCCTGACTCCTCCGGTGACGCCTCTCTCCTGCTCCCCGGCGCTGAGCCGGCTGACGAGGGCCACATCGGCGTCGCACGCCAAGAGCAATTCGCCG CTCTCCCGGGCACGTCGGGAGAAGGGCAGCAGCTCGTCGCTCAACACGACGGAGCTCGCGTCCTCGGGTCGCCCGCCGCACGTCAGGAGGACTCTGTCGTCGGCGTCTTCGTCGTCGGTCAAAGCCGCGAGCAGCGCGTCCGGGAGatccacgccggcgacgagcccccGCACGCCAGCCGCGGCCACAGCCCGTCCCGAGGATAAAACATACGGACGGCCACAGGTCTCCTCCGGCTCCGGTGCTTCCAACCAACCCAAGGGACCGTCGTCGTCGCGGCCACGCGCTCCCACGACCGGCGCCTCCGGCCCCAAGTCAACCAGGGTGAGGTCAGAGCAACCGGCGCTGACCAGACGTGGCGCCAACGCCGTGGCACGTTCGAGGTTCGCGGGCCAGCCGAGTCATGATGCAATGTCAACGGCTCAGGCCGCGGAAAATGCCGTGCCGCCCAGTATGATGGTCAAGACTCGGCCCGTGCCGGCGGCCGGGAAGCAGAGGAGCCAGGGCAACGGCATGAGCGTATCGCCGGCGACCGCCGCCTCCCGGAGCGCGGCGAGAGGGGACTTGTTAGCAGCCAGTAAAAGGTTATCAAGCAGCGGCGCCGACGGCCGAAAGACCCACGGCGACGAGAAGGCCACCGCACCCCGTCGAGCCGTGGGTTTCGGCTCATCCGTCGCGAGCACGCGCCGTTGCCTCACGAAGGCCGACTCCCGGAAGCTCACGGCGAACGAGGGCGCCCAGCAGCGGAGCCTCCGGTCCGCAGCGCCCGGCGGCCGCCTAGGGCCCGCTGCCGCGGTCTCGGACGCCAGGGGCCGCCGGCGGTCGTCCGCGGCTGGGGAAGACAAGGTCGCGGTCAAGGCGCCGGACGCGTTCCCGAGCACGCGGTACGACGCCATGCTGCTGCGGGAGGACCCCAAGAACCTTACGTGGCTGAACGggtgcggcgaggaggaggacgacgacgacggtgaagACGGGTGCTGCGGCGGCGCAGGCCTGGTCGACGGCTCGCTGGAGCCGTTCCACGTGTGA